TAGTGTCTTGACGTAATAACACGTTTGATCCTTACTCGTGAACGCATTAATATTTCCACCAAGTCGGTCAAAGTAAACCGCAATCTCTTTTGCCGTATGGCGTTTTGTTCCTTTAAACATCATATGCTCGATGAGATGACTGATCCCATGCTCCTCGATCTGTTCCGTCCGGCTTCCTGCTTGAATGAAGATTCCGGTCGCGACGCTGCGTGCTTCCGGCATTCGTTCAACGATCAGTCGAACTCCGTTTTCTAATTGTATCCGTTCGATCATAGTAATTCCTCCAAATATAGGAAACAAGGTGGCTCTCGTTGCATTCTCTGCATCGTCGAGCCACCTTGGATTCATTAGTTACGACGTGGTGGACGTTGTCCGTCACGTGGTGGGCGTGAACCCTGATCCCGGCGTGGCGGGCGGTTCTCACGCTCTGTCTTTTTCTTTTCTTCATACGCTGCACGATCTTCTTCGCTTAAGCCTTCGACGAGCAGGACTTTGTGCGAAGCGTTGACGCGTCCCTTGTCATCGATTTCTGTGACACGGACTTTTAGCTTATCTCCAAGTTTGACGACATCTTCCGTTTGACCAACACGGTTAAGTGCGAGTTCCGAAATGTGGACGAGTGCGTCTTTTCCTTTGAACAATTCGACGAATGCACCGAATTTCTCAACACGACGAACTGTTCCATCGAACTCTTCTCCGACGACGACTTCACGGACGATATCTTCGACCAATTGACGGGCACGATCGATGCCAGCTTGATCCGTCGATGCGATGAAGACGGTTCCGTCTTGATCGATATCGATCTTGACGCCTGTCTCATCGATGATACCGTTGATGACTTTACCACCAGGTCCGATAACATCACGGATTTTATCTGGATTGATTTTGAGTGTGACGATTTTTGGCGCGTATTGTGACAATTCGACACGTGGTTCAGCGATGACCGTTTGCATATGCTCAAGAATGTGCAGACGACCAAGACGTGCTTGTTCGAGTGCTTCTTCGAGGATTTGACGCGTGATCCCGCCAATTTTCATATCCATTTGCAGAGCTGTGACACCTTCGTGAGTTCCAGCGACTTTGAAGTCCATATCTCCGAGATGATCTTCCATCCCTTGGATATCTGTCAAGATCGAGTAATTGTCGCCTTCCATGATCAAGCCCATCGCAATACCAGCGACAGGTGCTTTGAGTGGAACACCAGCATCCATCATGGCAAGGATCGAACCACAGATTGAAGCCTGTGATGAAGAACCGTTCGACTCAAGGACTTCCGACACGAGACGAATCGTGTACGGGAAATCGACTTCATTCGGAAGAACTGGCAAGAGTGCGCGTTCTCCAAGTGCCCCGTGACCGATTTCACGACGACCTGGTGCACGCATCGGACGTGCTTCTCCGACTGAGAATGGCGGGAAGTTATAGTGGTGCATGAAACGTTTCTCTTCCTTCAGACCAAGACCATCGATGATTTGAGCGTCACCCGCAACACCGAGTGTCGCAACAGACAAGACTTGCGTCTGACCGCGAGTGAACAAACCTGAACCGTGTGCACGTGGTAAGAGACCGACTTCTGAATCGAGTGGACGGATCTCAGCAAGACCACGACCATCTGGACGGACTTTGTCTTCCGTGATGAGACGACGGACTTCGTCTTTGACGAACTTGTTGAGAACGCCTGATACTTCTGCCAGTTGCTCTGCTGTGACTGACTCGTCAGCTGCATACAACTCGATGTATTTTGCGATGACTTCGTTGATGGCAACGTCACGTGCTTGTTTTTCTTCGACTTGAACTGCTTGTGTGACTTCTGCCAATGCTTCTGTTTTCAGGCGATTGACGATTGTCTCATCGAAGCTTGATACCGTGTAGTCGAACTTCTCTTTACCGACTTGTGCGACGATTTCTTCTTGGAACGCGATCATTTCCTTGATGACATCGTGTCCGAGCAAGATCGCTTCAAGCATTGCTTGTTCCGATACTTCCTTCGCACCTGCTTCAACCATGTTGACGGCATGTTTCGTTCCGGCAACTTGAAGGTCGATGTCGCTAACTTCCATTTGCGCTGAAGTCGGGTTCACGACGAACTCTCCGTCGACGCGACCGATTGTCACGCCTGCGATTGGACCGTCGAAGGGAATATCCGAGATCGAAAGCGCAATCGAAGCTCCGATCATCGCAGCGACTTCTGGTGAATTGTCAGCATCTGACGAAAGAACCGTCGTCGCGACTTGAACGTCGTGACGGAAACCGTCCGGGAATAGTGGACGGATCGGACGGTCGATCAGACGCGAAGTCAAGATCGCGCTCTCTCCAGGGCGTCCTTCACGTTTGAGGAATCCACCTGGGATTTTCCCTGCCGCATATAATTTTTCTTCATAGTTCACTGTTAATGGGAAGAAATCTAAGTCCTTCGGTTGTTTTGATGCAACGACCGTAGCAAGAACGGCTGTATCGCCGTAACGAATCAATGCTGCTCCGTTCGCTTGTTTTGCTAATTGACCGATTTCAATCGTTAATGGACGTCCACCGAGTTCGGTCGAAAACGTCTGTTTTGTTTGTGACATGCACAAATCTCCTCTCACTGCTATCCGTTTTTTCATTCAAATCTAATTATGTAGGTTCTTGCGCAAAAAGTCCATGAATCGGCAAAAAAAGAAACAGGAGACGATGCTCCTGCTTCCCTACCTCGTTCTCGTCGGGATTAGCGACGGAGACCAAGACGCTCGATCAACGAACGGTAACGTGCAACATCCTTGTTACGAAGGTATGTGAGCAAGTTACGGCGACGACCGACCATTTTCAAGAGACCACGACGTGAGTGGTGATCCTTTTTGTGTGTACGTAAGTGATCGTTCAAAGTTGTGATCTGTTCAGTTAAAACAGCAACTTGTACTTCCGGCGAACCAGTATCGCCTTGTTTCGTAGCATATGCTTCGATGATTTCGTTTTTACGTTCTTTTGTGAGTGCCATTGTCACTCCACCTCCATCTTATAAATGACCGTATTCCCGAGCATCGGATGGTGAGACCAGATGCCAAGTGAATCGGCTGTACGTGATCGTACTGACCTATCATAACGAACCCTGTCCGTACTGTCAAACGCTTAATCGTGTATTTGCCTCTTCACGGTCCCGTGCCAATTGTTCTTTCAATTGATCGATACCATTGAAGGCTTTTTCATCGCGTAAGTAAGCGATCCATTCAAGCGTCAATTCTTGACCATAAAGATCCTCATCAAAGTCAAGAAGATGTGTCTCAATACTGACGTCTCCCGTCTCATAAAACGTCGGGCGTCTGCCGACGTTCGTCATCGCTTTGAATCGACGACCGTCCGCTAAGCGAACGAATGTCGCATACACACCAAGTTTCGGTATGACGTAGGCGAATTCTGGGCGCATGTTGGCTGTCGGGAAGCCAATTTGTCGACCGCGTGCGTCACCATGAATGATTGTACCTTTGATTTGGTAGGGTTCACCAAGCAAACGTGCAGCCGGTTCGACTTCTCCTGCAGCAAGTAAACGACGAATCCGGGTTGAGCTGATTTTTTCTGCTTCTTCTTGGAACTCTGCTACAACGGTGTGTGTGAACGTGCCCCGACTATGAAAATCAAGCGTCGTCATTTTGCCAGCTCCGAAGCGACCGTAGGAATAATCAAATCCAGCGACGACATGCTCTGCTCCAGACGCAATCAGATATTCATCGACGAAAGCTTGCGGTGACAATTCCGAGAAAGGAATCGTGAACTCAATTACATAAACACGATCGACACCAAGGCGTTCGATTTTCTCTAATTTACGTTCAAGCGGCGTGATGTAGCGGACCGGTTCATCCCCTTTACCAAGTACTTGTTTCGGATGTGGATCAAAGGTCATGACAGCCAAAGGCAGGCGACGAGCCTCCGCTTCTTTCCGTGCTGCTGCGATGACTTGCTGATGTCCGAGATGTACACCGTCAAAAAAGCCAAGTGCGATGACAGCAGGGGCTTTTTGAGGCTGTTCCGGATATGTCAAATGTATGATGTCCATGATGCTCTCTCCGATCTTAATCGATTTGTAGCATGACCTCGACGCGTGCTACCTGTTCTTCTGGAAGACGTCGATATAGTGCTAAAGGTACGTCCTCTTCATTATAGACAGTAAACAGCTCGAATTCGACTGGAATGCTTGTCAGCTTTGCTCCGTTCAAGACACGCTGCGCTGTTGCTGCATCGACCGTCAATCGTGGCCATTTTTGGATGACGTGTTCGATCGGTAGGACGTGTTGCATCCGTTCTTCGACTGTCTCGTATGATTCGAGCGTCTCGAGTGTGACGGTGTCCGTCTCAGCAATCGCACCAGAACCTGTCCGACGTAAGTCGCTCATGTGTGCGGCATAACCGAGGCGTTCTCCGATTTCGACTGCTAGCGTCCGGATATACGTCCCTTTTCCACAGGCGATATCGAGGCGGAAGCGACAAAGACCATCTTCGAACACAAGGTCCGATGTCCGTTCCAATCGATCGATACGGACGATCCGTGTCGGTCGCTCGACTTCAATGCCTTTTCGTGCATATTCGTATAGTTTCCTCCCGTTCACTTTGACTGCTGAATAATACGGTGGCGTCTGCTCGATCTCCCCTGTCAATGCGCTCAGAATATCAGCGATTACCTCTTCAGTAATACTTCCGGGCTCGACCGGTGTTTCACGAACCGTCTCCCCGTGTGCATCTTCCGTCGTCGTTGCGAAGCCGATCGTCACTTCCGCCGCGTAACGTTTTCCTTCATCCGTGATGAACCGGGCAAGCTTCGTCGCTCGACCGAGACAGATCGGTAAGACACCTGTTACTTCCGGGTCAAGTGTCCCTGTATGTCCGACTTTTTTCGTCTGAAACAAGCGACGTAGACGAAAGACACAGTCATGACTGGTCATTCCGGCTGGTTTATCTAGTGGTAATACTCCGATGGGTTCCACGTGATGTCCTCCTTGAAAAAAAGGCAACCACACGCGTGGTTGCCTTAGGTGTTAATCTTTGTTCAAATTCCGAAGCAACTCATCAATGCGTGATCCGTATTCGACAGAAGAATCGACCTCGAACAACAGTTCAGGTGTTTTCCGTAGACGAATCCGCGATCCGATTTCCTTACGCATGAAGCCTTTTGATTTTTCAAGACCGATGCGCGCATCCTCACGTGCTTTTTCGTCACCGAGGACCGAATAGAAGATCGTCGCTTGTTGCAAGTCTCCTGTCACTTCGACACCTGTGACGGTAATCGGCTTGACGCGTGGATCCTTGACATCTTTGATGAGCAGTTGCGTAATTTCCTTACGCACCTGTTCGGCGACACGATTCGAGCGTAAACTCATGTTTGTTCCCTCCAGTTCGGAAGAATGGATTCCGTTCTGTTACTTCCGTTTGACTTCTTCCATAATGAACGCTTCGATGACATCATCAACTTTCACATCATCATAACGTTCGATCTTAATACCACACTCGTAACCAGCAGCGACTTCTTTGACATCATCTTTGAAGCGGCGAAGTGTATCGAGTTTTCCTTCGTAGATGACGATACTATCACGAACGACACGGACACCTGCATCACGCGTTAACTTACCTTCCGTGACATATCCACCTGCGATCGTACCGACTTTCGATACTTTGATGACATCGCGGACTTCAGCTTGACCGATGATTTTCTCGACGAACTCAGGATCAAGGAGACCTTTCATCGCTTGCTCGATTTCTTCAATCGCATTGTAGATGATCCGGTGAAGACGAATTTCGACTTTCTCCTGATCTGCCATTGATTTCGCGTTACCATCCGGACGAACGTTGAATCCGATGATGATCGCATTTGCTGCTGAGGCGAGGATAACGTCACCTTCTGTGATCGCACCAACACCTGAGTGTACGATGTTAATTTTAACACCTTCGACATCAATTTTCTTCAATGAACCGGCTAAGGCTTCAACTGAACCTTGAACGTCACCTTTGATGATGATGTTGAGGTCCTTAACTTCGCCTTCTTTGATGCGGTCGAAGAGATCTTCTAAGCTAACTTTCGCTGAATCGCGACGTTGTGCTTCGATTTCACGTTGGTAACGTGCTTCACCGATTTGACGTGCTTTTTTCTCATCTTCGAATGCGAAGAATTGATCGCCCGCTTTCGGAACATCGTTTAAACCTGTGATTTCGATTGGCGTCGATGGTCCGACTTCTTTGACACGACGACCGATATCGTTGACCATTGCCCGGATACGACCGAACGTGTGACCGACGACGATCGGGTCACCAACACGAAGTGTTCCGTGTTGAACGAGAAGTGTAGCGACTGGACCGCGTCCTTTATCGAGTTTCGCCTCGATGACTGTTCCGCGACCGTTCATGTCTGGTGTTGATTTGTATTCTTGAACTTCTGAAACGAGAAGGATCATCTCGAGCAATTCGTCGATGCCGTCTCCTTTAAGAGCTGAAACCGGTACGAAGATCGTATCGCCGCCCCAGTCTTCTGCAACGAGTTCGAACTCTGTCAATTCTTGTTTGACACGGTCAGGGTTCGCACCCTCTTTATCCATCTTGTTGACCGCAACGATGATTGGAACGCCAGCTGCTTTCGCGTGGCTGATCGCTTCTTCCGTCTGCGGCATGACACCGTCATCGGCTGCAACGACGATGATCGCGATATCCGTGACATCTGCTCCACATGCACGCATCGTCGTGAACGCCGCGTGACCTGGTGTATCGAGGAACGTGATCTTCTTGCCGTCGATCTCAACTTGGTAAGCACCGATGTGCTGCGTGATCCCGCCGGCTTCGCCTGCAGTGACCTTCGTGTTACGGATCGAGTCGAGCAATGTCGTTTTACCGTGGTCGACGTGTCCCATGATCGTAACGACCGGTGGACGCTCAGACAATTCGTACTTGTCAAGGTTCAATTCATATTGATCAAAGTCCGTCTCATCGACTTGGACTGTCTTTTCGACTTCAAAACCAAACTCTGTCGCGAGCAGTTCGACTGTCTCGTCATCAAGATCTTGGTTGATTGTCGCCATGACACCGAGACCCATCAATTTCATGATCAATTCATTTGGTTTTTTCGCCATTTTTTCAGCGAGTTCACCGACTGTCAAGTTATCAGAGTATTGAACGACGTTTGCCATCGCCTCTTCTTGCGCCCGGCGAGCTGCTTTCCGTTGACTCGACTTCGAGTTCGGATCCGCTACTTCGAGTTTACGCGGTTCTGCTTTCTTTTGGTTCGGACGACGTTTGCCGCCACGGTTGTTACGGTTGCCGAATTCTGGGCGTCCGCCTTTGCTGTTACGTGATTGGTTACCTGCTGGTTTGTTTGTACTTCCTGGTCGGTTCGGTTTATTATCTGATTTCACTTGTTTTGGAGCCTCCGTCTTTTGAGCCCGATATTTTTCGGGATTAAATACTTGATCGAGTTGCTGTACTGTCTGTTCATCTAATACTGCCATATGATTCTTGACTGGTTTCTCCAGCTTTTCGAGCTGGGTGATGACCTGCTTACTTGTTACGTTTTGTTCCTTGGCGAATTCGTATACACGTTTACCCAAAGGATCCACCTCCAATTAGTCGTTCGAGAGGAGTTCAGTTAGCTTTTTCGCAAATCCGGCTTCATTGACTGACACGACAACACGCGCATCCTTTCCTAATGCTTGACCGAGAATCGTCCGGTCGGCGACTTCTAGGTAAGGAACCTGATAACTCGTACATTTATCTGTGACTTTCTTACGCGTGGCAGCCCCCGCATCTGCTGCTAAGAGAACAAGCTTCGCTTGTCCTCCTCGTACTTCTTTCAGTACGAGTTCTTCTCCCGTCGTCACTTTTCTAGCTCGATTCGCGAGACCGAGAAGGGATTCCCATTTACTCATTTGTACCTCCCGCGATTTCAAGCAATTCATCGTATAAGGCATCTGTCGTCTTGACCTTCAAATGATGATCAAGCGTCCGTTTTTTCTTCGCCGTCGCAATGACTGCCGCATCTTTCGATAAATAGGCACCTCGCCCATTCATCTTACCATTTAAATCGATGACGACCTCTTGTTCAGGTGTTCGGACGACACGAATTAATTCTTTTTTCGGCTTCATTTCTTGTGTGATGACACACTTGCGTAATGGTACCTTTTTTTGCACGAATTATTCCTCGCCTTCGACTTGGACCGCTTCTACTGCCGGCTCTTCCGTCGCGAAGACATCTTCGAGATCCATCGCTTCCGCTTCAGACTCGCTCTTAATGTCGATTTTCCATCCTGTCAACTTCGCTGCGAGACGCGCGTTTTGACCACGTTTCCCGATTGCAAGTGACAATTGGAAATCCGGAACGACGACAATCGTCGCTTTCGCCGGTTCGTTGACGTAGACCGCAACGACTTGAGCTGGGCTGAGTGCATTCGCAACATATTCTTTCGGATCATCCGAGTAACGGACGATATCGATTTTTTCCCCGTTCAAATCATTGACGATGCGTTGAACACGTGCCCCTTTTTGCCCGACACATGCACCGACTGGATCGATGTCGTCCGCTGCGACTGCGATTTTCGAACGGTCGCCCGCTTCACGCGCCACAGACTTAACTTCGACTTCGCCACTTGAAATCTCTGGTACTTCGATTTCGAAGAGACGTTTTAAGAGACCTGGATGTGTCCGTGATACGAGAATCGATGCCCCTGATCCTTTAACCATCGGATCAACCTTCGTGACGTACACCTTGATGCGATCACGAATCCCGAAACGCTCGTTCGGCATTTGCTCGTGTGTCGTCAAGACAGCTTCGATACCTTCTAGGTTGACGTACAAGTTGCGTGCATCTTGACGCTCAACGATACCTGTCATGATCTCATCTTCACGATCCGCAAAGTGATTGTAGATGCGTTCACGTTCTGCTTCACGCATTTTTTGTGTGACGATCTGCTTCGCCGTTTGTGCCGCAACACGACCGAAGTCGCCTGGCGTCACTTCGACTTTATGGAAATCGCCGAGTTCATATGTCGGATCGATCTCGTGCGCTTCTTCAAGCGAAAGTTGCTCTTCTGGTTGTGTCAATCGTTCGACGACTTCCTTGAGTGCGAAGACACGGATGTCTCCTGTCTGCTGGTCGAATTCGACCTTTACAGCCTCCGATTCTTTTCCGAAGTTGCGTCGGTACGCTGAAATCAATGCCTGTTCGAGCGCATCGATGATGATGTTCTTGTCAATTTCCTTCTCTTTCGCGATTTGATTGATCGCCTCGAGTAACTGTGGTCCCATCGTTCTCTTCCTTTCCGTCAGAACATTACCGCAAGTCGCGCAAGTGAAATCTTGTCGACCGGTATCTCAATTTTCAATTTTCTTGTTTTGACACGCACTTCGATTTCAAGCATCTCAGGTGTGTACGCGAGCAACGTTCCTTCGAATTCAACCGCATTCTTTACTGGATCGTGCGTTTTGATATACACATGTTTCCCAATCGCCTTTTCGAAGTCCTCGTCTTTCTTCAGTGGACGTTCCGCTCCTGGACTAGCGACGTCGAGGTAATACGGCTCGTCGATCGGATCATTGTCATTCAATGCTTCCGATAACTGTTCATTGATTTTGACGCAGTCTTCAAGATCCACGCCACCCTCTTTGTCGATGGAGACACGTAGGAACCAATCCGCCCCTTCTTTGACGAATTCAACGTCGACTAGCTCCATCCCCTCTCGTTCGACGATTGGTTTTGCGAGCGCTTCGACCTTTTCCGTTACGTTCGTCATCTTCATCCTCCTTCAAAAAACAAACAAGAAAGGAGCAGGTCCCCCTACTCCTTCCAAGTCGTAGTATAAAAAACATTTCCTCACTCAATATAGCATAGGAAAGCGCTCAAAGCAAGTGTTCCTAAGGGCTTACAAGTCGAACAAGGAGAGCTGATTCTCGTCCGGTAACCCTTCGAGACAGCCTAGGTTATCGAGTGTCTCGATGATCGTTTTCGATAACTTGGCACGTTTTTGGAGGTCTTCCTTCGAGAGGAATTCGCCACCTTTACGTGCTTCGACGATCTGCTTCGCTGCATTCGTCCCGAGACCTGTCACGGCATTAAACGGTGGTAACAACGTATCCCCGTCAATGAGGAATTCCGTTGCACTTGAGCGGTAGAGATCGACCTTTTGGAACGTAAAGCCCCGTTCGATCATCTCAAGCGCGATTTCAAGAACCGTGTACAATCCCTTGTCCTTCGCCGTTGCCTCGAATCCTTTATCCTTGATGTCTTGCAAGACTTTCCGGACGGCTGCAGAGCCTTTATTCATCGCACCGATATCAAAGTCACCCGCACGTACCGTAAAGTACGAAGCGTAGTAATACATTGGATGATGGACTTTATAGTAGGCGATCCGAACAGCCATTAAGACATAGGCAGCAGCATGGGCTTTCGGGAACATGTACTTGATTTTCTTACAAGAATCGATATACCAGAGCGGCACATCGTTCTCGATCATCGCCTCTTCCATGTCAATCGAGAGTCCTTTCCCTTTTCGGACCGACTCCATGATTTTAAAAGCAAGTGACGGTTCAAGACCGGCATAGATCAAGTAGACCATGATGTCATCTCGACAACCGATGACGTCTTTTAATTCACATGTTCCGTTGTAGATCAATTCGCTGGCGTTTCCGAGCCAGACATCCGTTCCGTGCGAGAGTCCTGAAATCTGGACGAACTCCGAGAACGTCGTCG
This region of Exiguobacterium acetylicum DSM 20416 genomic DNA includes:
- the pnp gene encoding polyribonucleotide nucleotidyltransferase; this encodes MSQTKQTFSTELGGRPLTIEIGQLAKQANGAALIRYGDTAVLATVVASKQPKDLDFFPLTVNYEEKLYAAGKIPGGFLKREGRPGESAILTSRLIDRPIRPLFPDGFRHDVQVATTVLSSDADNSPEVAAMIGASIALSISDIPFDGPIAGVTIGRVDGEFVVNPTSAQMEVSDIDLQVAGTKHAVNMVEAGAKEVSEQAMLEAILLGHDVIKEMIAFQEEIVAQVGKEKFDYTVSSFDETIVNRLKTEALAEVTQAVQVEEKQARDVAINEVIAKYIELYAADESVTAEQLAEVSGVLNKFVKDEVRRLITEDKVRPDGRGLAEIRPLDSEVGLLPRAHGSGLFTRGQTQVLSVATLGVAGDAQIIDGLGLKEEKRFMHHYNFPPFSVGEARPMRAPGRREIGHGALGERALLPVLPNEVDFPYTIRLVSEVLESNGSSSQASICGSILAMMDAGVPLKAPVAGIAMGLIMEGDNYSILTDIQGMEDHLGDMDFKVAGTHEGVTALQMDMKIGGITRQILEEALEQARLGRLHILEHMQTVIAEPRVELSQYAPKIVTLKINPDKIRDVIGPGGKVINGIIDETGVKIDIDQDGTVFIASTDQAGIDRARQLVEDIVREVVVGEEFDGTVRRVEKFGAFVELFKGKDALVHISELALNRVGQTEDVVKLGDKLKVRVTEIDDKGRVNASHKVLLVEGLSEEDRAAYEEKKKTERENRPPRRDQGSRPPRDGQRPPRRN
- the rpsO gene encoding 30S ribosomal protein S15, coding for MALTKERKNEIIEAYATKQGDTGSPEVQVAVLTEQITTLNDHLRTHKKDHHSRRGLLKMVGRRRNLLTYLRNKDVARYRSLIERLGLRR
- a CDS encoding bifunctional riboflavin kinase/FAD synthetase codes for the protein MDIIHLTYPEQPQKAPAVIALGFFDGVHLGHQQVIAAARKEAEARRLPLAVMTFDPHPKQVLGKGDEPVRYITPLERKLEKIERLGVDRVYVIEFTIPFSELSPQAFVDEYLIASGAEHVVAGFDYSYGRFGAGKMTTLDFHSRGTFTHTVVAEFQEEAEKISSTRIRRLLAAGEVEPAARLLGEPYQIKGTIIHGDARGRQIGFPTANMRPEFAYVIPKLGVYATFVRLADGRRFKAMTNVGRRPTFYETGDVSIETHLLDFDEDLYGQELTLEWIAYLRDEKAFNGIDQLKEQLARDREEANTRLSV
- the truB gene encoding tRNA pseudouridine(55) synthase TruB; the encoded protein is MEPIGVLPLDKPAGMTSHDCVFRLRRLFQTKKVGHTGTLDPEVTGVLPICLGRATKLARFITDEGKRYAAEVTIGFATTTEDAHGETVRETPVEPGSITEEVIADILSALTGEIEQTPPYYSAVKVNGRKLYEYARKGIEVERPTRIVRIDRLERTSDLVFEDGLCRFRLDIACGKGTYIRTLAVEIGERLGYAAHMSDLRRTGSGAIAETDTVTLETLESYETVEERMQHVLPIEHVIQKWPRLTVDAATAQRVLNGAKLTSIPVEFELFTVYNEEDVPLALYRRLPEEQVARVEVMLQID
- the rbfA gene encoding 30S ribosome-binding factor RbfA, which produces MSLRSNRVAEQVRKEITQLLIKDVKDPRVKPITVTGVEVTGDLQQATIFYSVLGDEKAREDARIGLEKSKGFMRKEIGSRIRLRKTPELLFEVDSSVEYGSRIDELLRNLNKD
- the infB gene encoding translation initiation factor IF-2 — its product is MGKRVYEFAKEQNVTSKQVITQLEKLEKPVKNHMAVLDEQTVQQLDQVFNPEKYRAQKTEAPKQVKSDNKPNRPGSTNKPAGNQSRNSKGGRPEFGNRNNRGGKRRPNQKKAEPRKLEVADPNSKSSQRKAARRAQEEAMANVVQYSDNLTVGELAEKMAKKPNELIMKLMGLGVMATINQDLDDETVELLATEFGFEVEKTVQVDETDFDQYELNLDKYELSERPPVVTIMGHVDHGKTTLLDSIRNTKVTAGEAGGITQHIGAYQVEIDGKKITFLDTPGHAAFTTMRACGADVTDIAIIVVAADDGVMPQTEEAISHAKAAGVPIIVAVNKMDKEGANPDRVKQELTEFELVAEDWGGDTIFVPVSALKGDGIDELLEMILLVSEVQEYKSTPDMNGRGTVIEAKLDKGRGPVATLLVQHGTLRVGDPIVVGHTFGRIRAMVNDIGRRVKEVGPSTPIEITGLNDVPKAGDQFFAFEDEKKARQIGEARYQREIEAQRRDSAKVSLEDLFDRIKEGEVKDLNIIIKGDVQGSVEALAGSLKKIDVEGVKINIVHSGVGAITEGDVILASAANAIIIGFNVRPDGNAKSMADQEKVEIRLHRIIYNAIEEIEQAMKGLLDPEFVEKIIGQAEVRDVIKVSKVGTIAGGYVTEGKLTRDAGVRVVRDSIVIYEGKLDTLRRFKDDVKEVAAGYECGIKIERYDDVKVDDVIEAFIMEEVKRK
- a CDS encoding YlxQ family RNA-binding protein, producing MSKWESLLGLANRARKVTTGEELVLKEVRGGQAKLVLLAADAGAATRKKVTDKCTSYQVPYLEVADRTILGQALGKDARVVVSVNEAGFAKKLTELLSND
- the rnpM gene encoding RNase P modulator RnpM, with product MQKKVPLRKCVITQEMKPKKELIRVVRTPEQEVVIDLNGKMNGRGAYLSKDAAVIATAKKKRTLDHHLKVKTTDALYDELLEIAGGTNE
- the nusA gene encoding transcription termination factor NusA — encoded protein: MGPQLLEAINQIAKEKEIDKNIIIDALEQALISAYRRNFGKESEAVKVEFDQQTGDIRVFALKEVVERLTQPEEQLSLEEAHEIDPTYELGDFHKVEVTPGDFGRVAAQTAKQIVTQKMREAERERIYNHFADREDEIMTGIVERQDARNLYVNLEGIEAVLTTHEQMPNERFGIRDRIKVYVTKVDPMVKGSGASILVSRTHPGLLKRLFEIEVPEISSGEVEVKSVAREAGDRSKIAVAADDIDPVGACVGQKGARVQRIVNDLNGEKIDIVRYSDDPKEYVANALSPAQVVAVYVNEPAKATIVVVPDFQLSLAIGKRGQNARLAAKLTGWKIDIKSESEAEAMDLEDVFATEEPAVEAVQVEGEE
- the rimP gene encoding ribosome maturation factor RimP — translated: MTNVTEKVEALAKPIVEREGMELVDVEFVKEGADWFLRVSIDKEGGVDLEDCVKINEQLSEALNDNDPIDEPYYLDVASPGAERPLKKDEDFEKAIGKHVYIKTHDPVKNAVEFEGTLLAYTPEMLEIEVRVKTRKLKIEIPVDKISLARLAVMF